In Candidatus Zixiibacteriota bacterium, a single window of DNA contains:
- a CDS encoding DUF1761 domain-containing protein: MNHASLNYAAISAAGMAYFVFGAIWYAKPLFGKAWMNGIGKTEEQVKKDFSPVKLIYAAICSLLAAYGMARVLSWTSAATVGDALMVALVAGVCFVMMTFMVNDTMESRPFKLTAVNVLYHIIGFLLMGLILGIWK; this comes from the coding sequence ATGAATCATGCCTCACTCAATTATGCGGCCATTTCGGCGGCAGGGATGGCCTATTTTGTCTTTGGCGCGATATGGTATGCTAAGCCGCTTTTTGGCAAGGCCTGGATGAACGGAATCGGCAAGACTGAGGAACAGGTTAAGAAGGATTTTTCGCCGGTTAAATTGATTTATGCCGCGATATGCAGTCTGCTTGCCGCCTACGGCATGGCGCGGGTCCTCAGTTGGACTTCCGCGGCCACTGTTGGCGATGCCTTGATGGTGGCACTGGTGGCTGGCGTTTGCTTTGTCATGATGACTTTTATGGTCAACGACACCATGGAAAGCCGCCCGTTCAAACTGACTGCCGTGAATGTTCTCTATCATATTATTGGATTCCTTTTGATGGGCTTGATTTTGGGGATTTGGAAGTAG